Proteins from a genomic interval of Bradyrhizobium sp. CCGB01:
- a CDS encoding haloacid dehalogenase type II: MTTTSDLSAVKALVFDVFGTVVDWRTSLITDFMWWAKGRGISADWTALVDGWRGMYMASMDDVRQHPERGYVMLDDLHRRSLEKLVAQFAIKGLTEADLDHLTKGWHRLNPWPDSVAGLTRLKTKFVISPLSNGNVALLTNMAKFAGLPWDLIMSAELFEHYKPDAETYLGAARLLCLKPKQVMMVAAHNGDLAAAQKNGLKTAFVARPTEYGPLQKVDFEATGKWDIVARDFGGIADKLGC, from the coding sequence ATGACAACTACATCCGATCTCTCCGCCGTCAAAGCCCTCGTGTTCGACGTGTTCGGCACGGTCGTGGACTGGCGCACCAGCCTGATCACCGACTTCATGTGGTGGGCGAAGGGCCGCGGGATCAGCGCCGACTGGACCGCCTTGGTCGACGGCTGGCGCGGCATGTACATGGCCTCGATGGACGACGTGCGCCAACATCCCGAGCGCGGCTATGTCATGCTCGACGATCTGCACCGCCGCTCGTTGGAAAAGCTGGTCGCGCAGTTTGCGATTAAGGGCCTCACCGAGGCCGATCTCGATCACCTCACCAAGGGCTGGCATCGCCTCAATCCCTGGCCCGACAGCGTCGCGGGCCTGACGCGGCTGAAGACGAAATTCGTGATCTCGCCGCTGTCGAACGGCAACGTCGCGCTGCTCACCAACATGGCGAAGTTTGCAGGCCTGCCGTGGGACCTCATCATGTCGGCCGAGCTGTTCGAGCACTACAAGCCCGATGCCGAAACCTATCTCGGCGCCGCGCGCCTGCTTTGCCTCAAGCCGAAACAGGTGATGATGGTCGCCGCCCACAACGGCGATCTCGCCGCCGCACAGAAGAACGGGCTGAAGACCGCGTTCGTGGCGCGGCCGACGGAGTACGGGCCGTTGCAGAAGGTCGATTTCGAGGCGACGGGTAAGTGGGATATCGTCGCCAGGGACTTCGGCGGGATCGCCGACAAGCTGGGCTGCTAG
- a CDS encoding sulfite exporter TauE/SafE family protein: MELTATTILVAFTGVFLICFMKGAFGGGFSIIGIPLLSFVMDPVTAGGLLAPLFIAMDLFALRYWKPSTWSKPDIGLLLPGLVVGIGLGYLLFRVLDHRAVAIVMAVVTLIFVGLWLVSDPKVVVRPRSAPKAVAAGLASGVTTMVAHSGGPPLAMYLLPLGLSKEVYAGTTSLFFTVGNATKAVPWLLLVRPAGHVWIVMAACLLAIPTGVWLGWRLHGRLDQQQIYRACHGLLVVTALKLLWDGVSDYLV, encoded by the coding sequence ATGGAGTTGACGGCCACCACAATCCTCGTCGCGTTCACCGGCGTCTTCCTGATCTGCTTCATGAAGGGCGCGTTCGGCGGCGGCTTCTCGATCATCGGCATTCCGCTCCTGTCGTTTGTGATGGACCCGGTGACCGCTGGCGGACTGCTCGCGCCACTGTTCATTGCGATGGATCTGTTCGCGCTACGCTACTGGAAGCCTTCGACCTGGTCGAAGCCGGACATCGGCCTGCTATTGCCCGGGCTCGTGGTCGGCATCGGCCTCGGTTATCTCCTGTTTCGCGTGCTGGACCATCGAGCGGTTGCGATCGTGATGGCGGTCGTCACGCTGATCTTCGTTGGCTTGTGGTTGGTGAGCGATCCGAAGGTGGTCGTTCGCCCGCGTTCGGCACCGAAGGCGGTCGCTGCCGGTCTTGCCTCGGGCGTGACGACGATGGTCGCGCATTCCGGCGGGCCGCCGCTGGCGATGTATCTGCTACCGCTCGGCCTCAGCAAGGAGGTCTATGCGGGAACGACGAGCCTGTTCTTCACTGTCGGCAATGCGACCAAGGCGGTGCCGTGGCTGCTGTTGGTGCGGCCGGCGGGCCATGTCTGGATCGTGATGGCGGCCTGCCTCCTGGCCATTCCCACCGGCGTCTGGCTCGGCTGGCGGTTGCATGGCAGGCTCGACCAGCAACAGATCTATCGCGCCTGTCACGGATTGCTGGTAGTCACGGCGCTGAAGCTCTTGTGGGACGGTGTTTCCGATTATCTCGTGTGA
- a CDS encoding TetR/AcrR family transcriptional regulator, protein MAKTSEKRTRTGDNRPPERSVDIPAPDARMLHLLTAAKDTFTSKGFAATTMDDIAGAAGMSKKTLYKLFESKTELFRAMLLRSLPEVHFADAPLEGPPATRLRHSLRKIADVALAPSEIALHRLIIGERQASPGLGRMFAEVILDTGTDGVAELLRTVRLEPRLENLPLRLVAEMLLGMVFSHDHFRLLTDDGFRLNRRALDRRIDLAIAMFCAAEDHTR, encoded by the coding sequence ATGGCGAAAACATCGGAGAAGCGCACCCGCACCGGCGACAACCGTCCCCCGGAGCGGAGCGTCGATATTCCCGCTCCCGACGCGAGGATGTTGCACCTGCTGACGGCGGCGAAGGACACCTTCACCAGCAAGGGCTTTGCGGCGACGACGATGGACGACATCGCCGGCGCTGCCGGAATGTCGAAGAAGACGCTCTACAAATTGTTCGAGAGCAAGACCGAGCTGTTCCGCGCCATGCTGCTGCGCAGCCTGCCCGAAGTTCATTTTGCGGACGCTCCGCTTGAAGGACCGCCAGCGACCCGGTTACGACACTCGCTCCGGAAGATTGCCGACGTGGCGCTGGCGCCGAGCGAAATCGCGCTGCATCGCCTGATCATTGGCGAGCGCCAGGCTTCACCTGGCCTCGGCCGCATGTTCGCGGAAGTTATCCTCGATACAGGCACGGACGGTGTCGCCGAACTGCTTAGGACGGTTCGCCTGGAGCCTCGTCTCGAGAACCTGCCGCTGCGCCTTGTCGCCGAAATGCTGCTCGGAATGGTATTCAGCCATGATCATTTCCGCCTGCTGACCGACGACGGATTCCGGCTCAACCGCCGGGCGCTGGACCGGCGGATCGATCTTGCGATTGCGATGTTCTGCGCGGCTGAAGATCACACGAGATAA
- a CDS encoding efflux RND transporter periplasmic adaptor subunit — protein sequence MPLPIVRAVPLLALLSLAACGEQSQAPVAQQAAPEVGVVTLKPQQAKVSTVLPGRVVAYQVSEVRPQVTGILLKRDFVEGAEVKEGDQLYEIDPIQYKAALASAEAAVQRAEATLVSVKLKAARKTQLLQTNAASQQDVDDAVAAYKQGEADVSAAQANRDTAAIALDRTKVAASISGRIGKSTITPGALVTASQATAMTTIQQLDPVYVDLDQSTSEMERLRSQIASGKLKRPAEGVQVELLMESGRAYGHKGKYGFTDTSVNESTGSVSSRAIFANPERALLPGMYVRARVVAGVDPAAILVPQRAVSRNPLGQAVAMFVDKDGRIEQRTLDLGEEIDGNWLVRSGAKPGDRLVVEGTQKARPGASVKTVEVAVDPATGLTENPTRQADARPAATTTEQ from the coding sequence ATGCCTCTCCCGATCGTCCGCGCCGTTCCCTTGCTTGCCCTGCTGTCGCTCGCAGCCTGCGGCGAGCAGAGCCAGGCGCCGGTCGCGCAACAGGCGGCGCCGGAAGTCGGCGTCGTCACGTTGAAGCCCCAGCAGGCGAAGGTCTCGACGGTCCTGCCGGGCCGCGTCGTCGCCTATCAGGTTTCCGAGGTGCGGCCGCAGGTCACCGGCATTCTCCTCAAGCGCGACTTCGTCGAAGGTGCCGAGGTCAAGGAGGGCGACCAGCTCTATGAGATCGATCCCATTCAGTACAAGGCGGCGCTGGCCAGCGCCGAGGCCGCCGTGCAGAGGGCGGAGGCAACGCTCGTCAGCGTCAAGCTGAAAGCCGCGCGCAAAACTCAGCTGCTCCAGACCAACGCGGCCAGCCAGCAGGACGTCGACGATGCGGTCGCCGCCTACAAGCAGGGCGAGGCCGATGTGAGCGCGGCACAGGCCAACCGCGACACCGCTGCGATCGCGCTGGACCGCACCAAGGTCGCCGCGTCGATCTCGGGCCGCATTGGGAAGTCGACGATCACGCCGGGCGCACTCGTCACCGCCAGCCAGGCGACCGCGATGACGACGATCCAGCAGCTCGATCCTGTCTACGTCGATCTCGACCAGTCGACATCCGAGATGGAGCGCCTGCGCAGCCAGATCGCGAGCGGAAAGCTCAAGCGGCCGGCCGAAGGCGTGCAGGTCGAGCTCCTGATGGAGAGCGGCAGGGCCTACGGTCACAAGGGCAAATACGGTTTCACCGATACGAGCGTCAACGAGAGCACCGGCTCGGTGAGCTCGCGCGCGATCTTCGCCAATCCCGAGCGCGCGCTGCTGCCCGGCATGTACGTCCGCGCCCGCGTCGTCGCCGGCGTCGATCCGGCCGCGATCCTGGTGCCGCAGCGGGCGGTCTCGCGTAATCCGCTGGGGCAGGCGGTGGCGATGTTCGTCGACAAGGATGGCAGGATCGAGCAGCGGACGCTGGATCTCGGCGAGGAGATCGACGGCAACTGGCTGGTTCGTTCCGGCGCCAAGCCGGGTGATCGTCTCGTCGTCGAGGGAACGCAGAAGGCCCGCCCCGGCGCGTCCGTTAAGACCGTCGAGGTCGCGGTCGATCCGGCAACCGGCCTGACAGAGAATCCGACGCGGCAGGCCGATGCGCGGCCCGCGGCCACGACGACCGAGCAGTAA
- a CDS encoding efflux RND transporter permease subunit codes for MSHFFIKRPIFAWVIAILIMLGGVLAIMRLPIAQYPQIAPTVVTITATYPGANAETAENSVTKVIEQNMTGLDYLQYMSSSSTSTGVVQISLTFTNEADADIAQVQVQNKLQLATPLLPQVVQQQGIKVVKSSSSFLMVLGFVSEDGRLTASDIADYVASSINDPISRVAGVGQVQLFGSEYAMRIWLDPDRLAKYNLMPGDVTAAIQAQNTQVTAGQLGGLPSVGGQQLNATITSQSRLQTVDQFKDIILRTASSGQAVRIGDVARVELGSKSYDSTARYNGKPASGMGISLATGANAVATSEAVKTRIAQLSATMPEGLRVIYPYDTTPFVKLSIEKVIHTLFEAIALVFVVMFVFLQSWRATIIPTIAVPVVLLGTFGVLSLAGYSINTLTMFAMVLAIGLLVDDAIVVVENVERVMAEEHLSPREATEKSMREITGALVGIGVVLSAVFIPMAFFNGSVGIIYRQFALTIVTAMLLSVLVALVLTPALCATILKPPKHHGTQGGFFGLFNRGFDRMADGYQRGAAVAIKRVAGLMIAFAAIVACMVVLFQRLPSSFLPEEDQGTIMTLIQLPVGATSVRTLEVIKQVEHQYLDNEKDAVEGVFAVSGFSFAGQGQNVGLAFVSLKPFDERKSPATSAQAVVGRAMGAFSKIRDAMVFAVLPPSIPGFGNAGGFDLYLQDTGGNGHEALIQARNQLLGQLAADRRVAQARPNGQDDTPQFNVDVDQAKATALGVNLSDLNTTLSAAWGGAYVNDFIDRGRVKQVYVQSDAPFRMDTSDIGRWYVRNTAGSMVPFSALATNRWSYGSPRLERYNGVAAVELQGQAGQGISSGIAMQAVEEQMAKLPKGYGHEWTGLSFQERLTGSQTLYLYSISLLIVFLSLAALYESWSVPFAVMLTVPIGVLGALLGATLFSQANDVYFQVGLLTTIGLASKNAILIVEFALEQIAAGRSLVEATLHVARQRLRPILMTSLAFILGVMPLAVATGAGSASQNAVGIGVAGGMIAATVLGIFFVPALFVLVKRIFPGARTDAAVPKTAIFAEPAE; via the coding sequence ATGTCGCACTTCTTCATTAAGCGGCCGATCTTCGCCTGGGTCATCGCCATCCTGATCATGCTGGGCGGCGTGCTCGCGATCATGCGGCTGCCGATCGCGCAATATCCGCAGATCGCGCCGACCGTGGTCACGATCACGGCGACCTATCCCGGCGCCAACGCCGAGACGGCGGAGAACTCGGTGACCAAGGTCATCGAGCAGAACATGACCGGTCTCGACTATCTCCAGTACATGTCGTCGTCCAGCACCTCGACCGGCGTCGTGCAGATCTCGCTGACATTCACCAACGAGGCCGACGCCGACATCGCCCAGGTGCAGGTGCAGAACAAGCTCCAGCTCGCCACCCCGCTGCTGCCGCAGGTAGTGCAGCAGCAGGGCATCAAGGTCGTGAAGTCGTCGTCGAGCTTCCTGATGGTGCTCGGCTTCGTGTCCGAGGACGGCCGGCTCACCGCCAGCGATATCGCCGATTACGTGGCGTCCTCGATCAACGACCCGATCAGCCGCGTTGCCGGCGTCGGCCAGGTGCAGCTGTTCGGCTCCGAATACGCGATGCGGATCTGGCTCGATCCGGACAGGCTCGCCAAATACAATCTGATGCCGGGCGATGTGACCGCGGCGATCCAGGCCCAGAACACGCAGGTGACGGCCGGCCAGCTCGGCGGCCTGCCGTCCGTCGGCGGCCAGCAGCTCAACGCGACCATCACCTCGCAGAGTCGCCTTCAGACCGTCGACCAGTTCAAGGACATCATCCTGCGCACGGCATCATCGGGCCAGGCGGTGCGCATCGGCGACGTCGCGCGCGTCGAGCTCGGGTCGAAGTCCTACGATTCCACTGCGCGCTACAACGGCAAGCCGGCTTCAGGCATGGGCATCAGCCTTGCAACCGGCGCCAACGCGGTTGCAACCTCCGAAGCCGTGAAGACGCGCATTGCCCAGCTCAGTGCCACCATGCCGGAGGGGCTGCGCGTCATCTATCCCTACGACACCACGCCGTTCGTCAAACTGTCGATCGAGAAGGTGATCCACACGCTGTTCGAGGCGATTGCTCTCGTCTTCGTCGTGATGTTCGTGTTCCTCCAGAGCTGGCGCGCCACCATCATTCCGACCATCGCGGTACCGGTGGTGCTGCTCGGGACGTTCGGCGTGCTTTCGCTTGCCGGCTATTCGATCAACACGCTGACGATGTTCGCGATGGTGCTGGCGATCGGCCTGCTGGTCGACGACGCCATCGTCGTGGTCGAGAACGTCGAGCGCGTCATGGCCGAGGAGCATCTGTCCCCGCGCGAGGCGACCGAAAAGTCCATGCGCGAGATCACCGGCGCTCTGGTCGGGATCGGCGTCGTGCTCTCGGCCGTGTTCATCCCCATGGCCTTCTTCAACGGCTCCGTCGGCATCATCTACCGGCAGTTCGCGCTGACCATCGTCACGGCGATGCTGCTCTCGGTGCTGGTGGCGCTCGTCCTGACCCCGGCCTTATGTGCCACGATCCTGAAGCCGCCGAAGCATCATGGCACCCAAGGCGGCTTCTTCGGGCTGTTCAACCGCGGCTTTGATCGCATGGCCGATGGCTACCAGCGCGGCGCTGCGGTTGCGATCAAGCGGGTTGCGGGCTTGATGATCGCCTTCGCGGCGATCGTCGCCTGCATGGTCGTCCTGTTCCAGCGGCTGCCGAGCTCGTTCCTGCCCGAAGAGGACCAGGGCACGATCATGACCCTGATCCAGCTTCCGGTCGGCGCCACCTCGGTGCGCACGCTCGAGGTCATCAAGCAGGTCGAGCACCAATATCTCGACAACGAGAAGGATGCGGTGGAAGGCGTGTTCGCTGTCAGCGGTTTCAGCTTTGCCGGCCAGGGGCAGAACGTTGGCCTTGCCTTCGTCAGCCTGAAACCGTTCGACGAGCGCAAGAGCCCTGCGACCTCGGCGCAGGCTGTGGTCGGCCGCGCCATGGGCGCCTTTTCAAAAATCCGCGACGCGATGGTGTTCGCGGTGTTGCCGCCCTCGATCCCCGGCTTCGGCAATGCCGGCGGCTTCGATCTCTATCTCCAGGACACCGGCGGCAACGGTCACGAGGCGCTGATCCAGGCGCGCAACCAACTGCTCGGCCAGCTCGCGGCGGATAGGCGCGTGGCGCAGGCGCGGCCGAACGGCCAGGACGATACGCCGCAATTCAACGTCGACGTCGATCAGGCCAAGGCCACCGCGCTCGGCGTCAACCTGAGCGATCTCAACACCACGCTGTCGGCGGCCTGGGGCGGGGCCTATGTCAACGACTTCATCGACCGTGGCCGCGTCAAGCAGGTCTATGTCCAGAGCGATGCGCCGTTCCGCATGGATACCAGCGACATCGGCCGCTGGTACGTCCGCAATACCGCCGGCTCCATGGTGCCGTTCTCGGCGCTGGCCACCAATCGCTGGAGTTATGGTTCGCCGCGGCTGGAGCGCTACAACGGCGTCGCGGCCGTCGAGCTCCAGGGACAGGCCGGGCAGGGCATCAGCTCGGGTATCGCGATGCAGGCCGTGGAAGAGCAGATGGCCAAGCTGCCCAAGGGCTACGGGCACGAATGGACCGGATTGTCGTTCCAGGAGCGGCTCACCGGCAGCCAGACGCTGTACCTCTATTCGATCTCGCTCCTGATCGTCTTCCTCAGCCTTGCGGCGCTCTATGAGAGCTGGTCGGTTCCGTTCGCGGTGATGCTGACGGTGCCCATCGGCGTGCTCGGCGCACTGCTCGGAGCGACGCTGTTCAGCCAGGCCAACGACGTCTATTTCCAGGTCGGCCTGCTCACCACGATCGGTCTCGCCTCGAAGAACGCGATCCTGATCGTCGAGTTCGCGCTGGAGCAGATCGCGGCCGGCCGCAGCCTCGTCGAGGCCACGCTGCACGTGGCGCGGCAACGTCTCCGCCCGATCTTGATGACTTCGCTCGCCTTCATCCTCGGCGTGATGCCGCTGGCGGTGGCGACAGGGGCGGGCTCCGCCAGCCAGAACGCGGTCGGCATTGGCGTGGCCGGCGGCATGATCGCGGCGACCGTGCTGGGCATCTTCTTCGTTCCCGCGCTGTTCGTGCTGGTCAAGCGGATCTTTCCCGGCGCCAGGACGGATGCGGCTGTGCCGAAAACGGCGATCTTTGCCGAGCCGGCGGAATAG
- a CDS encoding LysR family transcriptional regulator, with protein MDTELARTFLTVVATGNFITAAERLHVSQSTVSTRIHSLEELLGCTLFVRNKAGAALTAAGRQFQRHASTLVRTVEQARHDVGIPRGFSGALVVGGRIGLWEEFLLLWVPRMQEANPQISIRAESALEPELMQGLVEGRIDIGVMYTPQSRPGLKVELLIEEQLVLVSTNPKSDPEPQDGYVYVDWGPEFYARHSAVFPNFAGPALSANIGWLGLQHVLANGGSGYFAQRIVEPLLRARRLHLVEGAPKFSMPAYVVYSVDQPDDHVQGAIAIMRDLAAGQTRRVTEPPPRSARKRR; from the coding sequence GTGGATACCGAGCTCGCGCGTACATTCCTGACGGTGGTTGCGACCGGCAATTTCATCACGGCCGCCGAGCGGTTGCATGTCAGCCAGTCCACCGTCAGTACGCGGATCCACAGTCTCGAAGAGCTGCTCGGCTGCACGCTGTTCGTGCGCAACAAGGCTGGCGCTGCGCTGACGGCGGCCGGACGTCAGTTTCAGCGTCACGCCTCGACGCTTGTTCGCACCGTCGAGCAGGCCCGGCACGACGTCGGCATTCCCAGGGGATTTAGCGGCGCGCTCGTGGTCGGCGGCCGCATCGGCCTGTGGGAGGAATTTCTGCTGCTCTGGGTGCCGCGCATGCAGGAGGCCAACCCGCAGATCTCCATCCGCGCCGAGAGCGCGCTCGAGCCGGAGCTGATGCAGGGACTGGTCGAAGGCCGCATCGACATCGGCGTGATGTACACGCCGCAAAGCCGTCCGGGCCTCAAGGTCGAATTGCTGATCGAGGAGCAGCTTGTCCTGGTCTCGACCAACCCGAAGAGCGATCCGGAGCCGCAGGACGGCTACGTCTATGTCGATTGGGGGCCGGAATTCTACGCCCGCCACAGCGCCGTCTTTCCGAATTTCGCGGGGCCAGCGCTATCAGCCAATATCGGCTGGCTCGGGCTTCAGCACGTGCTGGCCAATGGCGGCTCCGGCTATTTCGCGCAGCGGATCGTCGAGCCGCTGCTGAGGGCGCGGCGACTGCACCTGGTCGAGGGCGCGCCAAAATTCTCGATGCCGGCCTATGTCGTCTATTCGGTGGACCAGCCTGACGATCACGTGCAGGGCGCGATCGCGATCATGCGCGACCTCGCCGCCGGGCAGACGAGGCGCGTGACGGAACCGCCGCCGCGCAGCGCGCGCAAGCGCCGTTGA